The Chitinophagales bacterium genomic interval AGAGCATATACACGATAATCAGTACTACACTGAGCATCAGTTTGAGCAGCACAATACCGTTTACACTGGCAACAAATCCGTAGCTGCTTTTTCCAAGACCATTTAAACCGATATAGATTGTTACGGCCGTAACCAAAAAGAAGAATGCCATCGAGATCCAGGAAAAGGCTTGAAATGGCAGCAAGGCAGGAATAAAAAAATTGGCAATTGCCGTAAGCACTGCAATGATCGCAGTGAAGATAACCAGTTTGATGAAGGCGGATCTGTACATTATTTCTTATCGTTCATCAGCTCCTTGTAAATAATATAAAGCGCCAGCAATACGGATCCGAAAGAACATACCACTTTAAAAAGGGGAAATGAAAATGCTGTCCATTTATCCAGGTAATAACCCGCAATAAATCCAAGTACCACGCAGGCAATGATCTGGTACGATAAGGAGATATATTTCAAATGAAGAAATCAGACAGCTTTTGATTCCTTCTGCATTTGTTGCGAAACTGGTTTTTCTGCCGGCTTCATCTCTTTAACGCCCATTTTGCAGCTACCGGTGAAACGTGCACCCGCTTCCACGACCAGCTTTCCGGTTACTATATCGCCTTCGAGGTAACCGGTGGCTTTAAGAAACAGCAGGTCACTCACTTCAACCTTGCCAAAAACTTTTCCGGAAATATCAGCGTTTTCGCAAATCATGTCACCATCTACAATGCCGCTCGCGCCAATCACCACCTTTGCCTTGGAGGTCAGCGTGCCTTTCATTTTTCCGTCAACACGGATGTCGTTGTCTGATTTAATTTCACCGTCTATCTGTGTTCCTGCACCAATAATATTAACTGCAGACTGATTGGGTGAAGGACTGGTGGTGATGGGCTTCGTCATGTGGTTTTCTTTCGTGTTGAACATGGCAATGAAATTTTAAAAAGTCAAAAAATTGAGTCGTTATTTAAAAACAAGGTAATCTTCCGGGTTCAATGGCAATCCTTTGTACCAAAGTTCAAAGTGAAGGTGCGGACCGCTGCTTAACTCACCCGTATTGCCGATAATGGCAATCACATCGCCCGCTTTTACGTAGTTTCCTTCTTCCTTTAACAGTACTGAATTGTGCTTGTACAAAGATATTAAATTATCATTATGCTGTATGGCCATTACATAGCCTGTTTCCGCCGTCCAGTTGGCAAAGATAACAATGCCGTCCAGTGTTGCTTTGATCGGTTCATTTTCAGGTGCCACGATGTCGACACCATAATGCTGTTCATTTCCATTAAAGGGTTCAGTAACATAACCTTTAAGGGGAGTAAAGAAATGAAAACCCCTGATGGCTGTTGATTTGCCGGTGAGTGAGGAAGTTTTAGACACCGAAAAACGTTGTTCTTCCTCCAAATCCTTGCGTAGCTTACGCTCCGACGGTGAAACCTTATCAAGGTCGATGGAGTCGTAACTTGGAGGCTGTGCAGGCGATGACTCCTCATTTACCTGTTCTGCATCCAACTCTCCGCTTATCACCCGTTTAATATTCTGCAGAAACAGGTTGTTCGCTTCCAGCACCCTTTCCATCGAATCGCTCCTGAGTTTCAGCTCCATCACATCGCGCCGCATATTTACATCAGCATAACCCGGAATATATTCCCTCAACGGGGTGTACACTATGGCTGAAACAGTCACCAGCACAAGTATGACAAGGATCGTACTCACCAGCACATATACATTCATCCTGGTAAGCTGAAAGGAGGATACTTCCTCAAAGGTCTCATCATTCAGCAAAACCAGCCGGTATTTGTCTGTAAGCCGTGCCATCCACGACTTCTTTTTCTTGATATCAACCGGTTCTTCCGACATAGAGAATTCAGCTGCAAAGATGACATAAACATAGTGTTTGAGGAAAATTTCTTTCGAACAGGATAAACAACTGTACCGCTGTTTTTCCGTCAGTTGGTTAAGTGACGCTTTCAAAAAAATATGCTCCGGGAAGATCAATCAATAAAATCACAGCGTACACTTTCCTGGCAGTATCACCTGTTGGCATGCCGCATAAAGTAACCACAATCACTTTGACGCTAACTCATTATGTTTGCGCTTTCATTATGCATAAACGGCTCAGTTCATTCTTATTCATCGGTGGCATCCTCCTGCTGATTGTTCCGGATGCTATCGTTTTTTACCTGATCATGCCGGTGCCCACGAGCCAGCATTCAGATCAGATCGCAGCAGGTCATTTTCTATATCAAACGCTATGGTATGCCAGGATCTTAGGTCTTTTATGCGTACTGCCGTTGATAATTCGAACCTGGAAACGGGGCCGGCTTATTTCAATTGGCTTCACTACCGGAATACTGGCCATTGCCGTTGTGCTGGTTTACCTGTTAGGGTTTCGCTACATGCCGGAAAATGTCTTTAAAGAACCCGAAACCCTGCTGTTTGCCCCTCCTTCCGGAAATACCATTCCCCTCAACAATTATGTATTGGGTATTGTCATGAACGGCGAAGCCAAAGCATACCCGCTGAAATTTGTAGGATATCACCATAAAATACAGGACCTCGTTGGTGGCGCACCGGTTTTGGTTACTTATTGCACGATGTGCAGAACAGCCATGGCTTATGATCCTGTTATCAATGGTAAACGGGAAAAATTCAGGCTCGTAGGCGCAGCCTTTAACAATGCCGTGATCGAGGATGAAACGACTAAATCATGGTGGTACCAGTCAACCGGCATTGCCGGCGCAGGACCCTTAAAAGGCACGGCCCTTAAAACAATTCCAGTTGAACAGATGACGCTTGCAACATGGATCAGCGAACATCCTAATACATTGATTATGCAAGCTGACCCGGCTTTCACCACGCAATATGCAAAGCTCAGGAACTACGACATCAACGTGCCTGCCGCCAATACAGATCCTTCCCGGAACAAATCCTTTTTGCCGAACAGTTGGGTGATTGGTGTAATAGCAGGTGACAGTTCAGCCGTCTTTCTCTGGAATGAACTAACTACAAAGAAAATCATCAATACTGTAGTCGACACGCAGCCCATTGTTATTGTGCTGCAGCAGGATGGATTTTCCTACCATGCCTTTAAGAGCAGCATGGATGGTGTTGCACTTACATTTACACAACTCAACGACAGCCTGATCACCGATCAGCAAACAAATTCTGCCTGGAGCCTTAAAGGTGAATGTTCCGGAGGACAATATGCCGGCAAAAAACTTGTGTCCATAGCAGCTTATCAAACTTATTATCATTCCTGGGAAAGGTTTTATGGAAATAAACACAAAAACGCACCCTATTCAATAAGCAATAACAAATTCTTAAATGCACCATCTGCCGGCAAACATTAAGCAATGATGTCATCTTTTTTGTGCAGCATACAACGGGCTTAACCTTTACACATTCACCAGTCCTGAACCGCCACCCCACCTGCGGGCTATGAAGCTGATTTTAAACAATAAGTACTTGAAAACCGGTGTGCTGCTATCAGCTATCATTGTTTGTTCCATGCCACTCTTTGTTAAACTCGGCACAGCACCGATTTACATGTGGGATGAAGCAACGTATGCCAACAATGCGCTTGATATGTACCTGGCAAATGATGCAATAGTAGTGCGCATGGAAGGCCAGCCCGACCTCTACAACACCAAGCCGCCTTTTGTATTATGGATGCAGACCATCAGCCTGCATCTTTTCGGATGGAATGAGTGGGCAATCAGGTTGCCTTCGGCGGTTTTTGCCCTCCTTACGATGTGCCTGTTGCTGTGGTTCAGCATGGTGGTGCTGGAAAACGCATTGATTGGCATTATGGCAATGTTTACGCTGGCCTCTGCGAATGGTTTCATAGCTGTTCATGTTGCCCGCAGCGGCGATCCCGATGCCACGCTTGTCTGGTGGACGACCTTATACACTCTCGTATTCCTTAAGTTCCTCTTGAAACCCGGAAATCCGAAGTCGCATTTTCTACTCATAGCGCTTGGTCTGTCAGGCGCTTTTCTGACCAAAGGCATTGCCGGTTGGTTTTTGCTGCCGCTCATGGTGATCACCGCCCTGCTGCATGGAGATTTCTGGAAGCTGTTACGACTGAAGGAAACATACATTGCCGGCTTGGCAGTACTGTTTGTCGCAGCCGGTTATTATCTGCTGCGCGAAAAAATGGCGCCCGGTTATTGGACCGTTGTTTATCACTCGGAAATTCTGCGGTTTAACAATACGGTGATGAGCTGGCATGTGCAACCATACTATTTCTACCTGCTGAATATGATACAGGGAAGGTTTACTCCCTTCTTCTATGTGTTACCCTTTACTTTATTGGCTTTCTGGATGGAACGTGACAGCGTCATCCGGCAATGCCTGATATACCTGTGGATATTATCACTTGGCTATTTGCTGCTCATCTCTTATCCAGCTGATAAACTGGAATGGTATGATGCCCCCATGTATCCGCAGCTGAGCCTGCTGATAGCTATTTTTTGCAACAGCCTTATCAGAACGGTCACCGAAGTCAGGATGAATAATAAATTAAACCGGCTTGTTCTCAGGGGGTTTCTGGCGACTTCCCTGTTTTTGCTTTTTGCTGTGCCTTATCAGCAGATGGTGCAAAGAGTTTTAGAGGAAGATGATATCACCTATGCCTGGGATCACAGCCAGCTGGATGAATTCCGGATAACAGGAGCATTCATGAAATTCCTGAAAGAAAAAAATCCAAACCTTAAAGAATACACTATCCTTAAATCACCACCGGCCGACCCGGAGCATTATGATCAGTTCTTATTTTACAAGCGGACGTATGAGTTAAAGGATCAATATGTAATCAATCTTAAAAACCACCCGAAGGATTTACAACGCGGGGAAAAGGTCTTGATCTGTGAAAAACCACTGATGGATTCGGTTCAGCGGTATTGGTCAACTACTCCTTTGCAGGTATGGAAAGACTGCCGCTTAGACAGCATTGAAGGGGTGATTAACAATGCTCTTGATGAACCAGCCAATATCCAATAAAAGGGCAGAGAATACGTTAGCATCCACCGTGGAACCGATTTCAATAATATTGCAGCAATTTGCCCCTTTTCGAATATTTTTACCGTTTAAGAATTACCTTACTGATCTTCAAACCTGATGCATTTGCGTAGTAAAACACGTTACCTTCTCCCGGCTTTCTTCACCGTTCTCCTTTTATCAGCCTGCTCTTCAGGCAAGAAAGGAGGACAGTCCTATTTCGGCAAGGTGTATCATAATACCAGTGCGCATTATAACGGGTACTATTATGCAAATTTGAAGATGACGGAAGCAGA includes:
- a CDS encoding AtpZ/AtpI family protein; the encoded protein is MKYISLSYQIIACVVLGFIAGYYLDKWTAFSFPLFKVVCSFGSVLLALYIIYKELMNDKK
- a CDS encoding polymer-forming cytoskeletal protein, which codes for MFNTKENHMTKPITTSPSPNQSAVNIIGAGTQIDGEIKSDNDIRVDGKMKGTLTSKAKVVIGASGIVDGDMICENADISGKVFGKVEVSDLLFLKATGYLEGDIVTGKLVVEAGARFTGSCKMGVKEMKPAEKPVSQQMQKESKAV
- a CDS encoding M23 family metallopeptidase; amino-acid sequence: MKASLNQLTEKQRYSCLSCSKEIFLKHYVYVIFAAEFSMSEEPVDIKKKKSWMARLTDKYRLVLLNDETFEEVSSFQLTRMNVYVLVSTILVILVLVTVSAIVYTPLREYIPGYADVNMRRDVMELKLRSDSMERVLEANNLFLQNIKRVISGELDAEQVNEESSPAQPPSYDSIDLDKVSPSERKLRKDLEEEQRFSVSKTSSLTGKSTAIRGFHFFTPLKGYVTEPFNGNEQHYGVDIVAPENEPIKATLDGIVIFANWTAETGYVMAIQHNDNLISLYKHNSVLLKEEGNYVKAGDVIAIIGNTGELSSGPHLHFELWYKGLPLNPEDYLVFK
- a CDS encoding DUF3179 domain-containing protein; protein product: MHKRLSSFLFIGGILLLIVPDAIVFYLIMPVPTSQHSDQIAAGHFLYQTLWYARILGLLCVLPLIIRTWKRGRLISIGFTTGILAIAVVLVYLLGFRYMPENVFKEPETLLFAPPSGNTIPLNNYVLGIVMNGEAKAYPLKFVGYHHKIQDLVGGAPVLVTYCTMCRTAMAYDPVINGKREKFRLVGAAFNNAVIEDETTKSWWYQSTGIAGAGPLKGTALKTIPVEQMTLATWISEHPNTLIMQADPAFTTQYAKLRNYDINVPAANTDPSRNKSFLPNSWVIGVIAGDSSAVFLWNELTTKKIINTVVDTQPIVIVLQQDGFSYHAFKSSMDGVALTFTQLNDSLITDQQTNSAWSLKGECSGGQYAGKKLVSIAAYQTYYHSWERFYGNKHKNAPYSISNNKFLNAPSAGKH
- a CDS encoding glycosyltransferase family 39 protein — translated: MPLFVKLGTAPIYMWDEATYANNALDMYLANDAIVVRMEGQPDLYNTKPPFVLWMQTISLHLFGWNEWAIRLPSAVFALLTMCLLLWFSMVVLENALIGIMAMFTLASANGFIAVHVARSGDPDATLVWWTTLYTLVFLKFLLKPGNPKSHFLLIALGLSGAFLTKGIAGWFLLPLMVITALLHGDFWKLLRLKETYIAGLAVLFVAAGYYLLREKMAPGYWTVVYHSEILRFNNTVMSWHVQPYYFYLLNMIQGRFTPFFYVLPFTLLAFWMERDSVIRQCLIYLWILSLGYLLLISYPADKLEWYDAPMYPQLSLLIAIFCNSLIRTVTEVRMNNKLNRLVLRGFLATSLFLLFAVPYQQMVQRVLEEDDITYAWDHSQLDEFRITGAFMKFLKEKNPNLKEYTILKSPPADPEHYDQFLFYKRTYELKDQYVINLKNHPKDLQRGEKVLICEKPLMDSVQRYWSTTPLQVWKDCRLDSIEGVINNALDEPANIQ